In Gossypium hirsutum isolate 1008001.06 chromosome A10, Gossypium_hirsutum_v2.1, whole genome shotgun sequence, the DNA window CCCTGACCCACTTAGCTTTTCTTCCATGATGTTGTCCAGTTTCTCTCCCATCTCAGGGGTGAGATAGTTCATCCAGTCCCCGATCTTCCCTTTTCGGAAGTAAACATTGTTATTAATTCCCCTTTCAGCATCTCCATATTTCCCATTCTTGTTGATCTCCAAGCTGCTCAGATTTTGTAAGCTGCATAAGTTGACAAGTTTCTCCACTGACCCTTGTTTTTCTTCCTCGAAGGAGAAAGGGTACCCCAAGCACTCAGCCAACCTTTTCACCTCAGAAATGGTGTCTGTCAATAGATTTTCATATCTCATGAAATGGACCTTTTCTGGGTTTTCTTGGCTTGCTTTCCAGTACCCCAAAACATGGTCCCAATAAGGACCGAAATTTGATTTTCCTTGGGAATACAACTCAAAGGCAACATCAATGGGGAGATCAGGGTTGTTGTTGATTTTTATACCCCTTGCAAAGTGCCACAAGGAAACAAATGCATCTTTAGGATCCCTGCAAATATAGACCATTTTACAACCTGAATGGAGGATGGATTTAGGCAAAGCAGTGTAAGGCAGGTGAGTGGCCACAAGAGGGAGCCTGCCTTCATCGGATTGAGCAGTTGGATTCTTGATGAGATCCTTTTCCAAGAACATGATGCACTCATGGGGGACCTTGTTAAGCAAGAGGTTGTTGTTGGAGTTATCATTTCTAGTGACGATTGCGACACTGAGGGCCTTAAGCCAAGTGTTTCCCGTCTTGGGAGCACTACACAAGAAAACATCAGTAGCTTGAGCCTTGAAATGGTGTTGAGCAAACATGGCTCCTTTGAGGTGAAGAGGGAAGCACCAAAAACCTTGGTAGAAACAAAGATGCTGGAAAACTTTCCACCCATTTTCTGTAGGATGAGTGGAGATGATCTCTTTGAATGATGGTGGTGGTGGACTGCCATTTTCATCCTTACAGCTTTCACAGGTAGTAGAGAGGTTGAGCGCCATATCAGACCaacctccaaaaaaaaaaataaactcaGAAACATTAAGACACTAGCAAAGTCCAAAATGTTTAGTTGAATACAAATTCTCAACTGGAATGAAAAGGACTTATTCGGGTTAAATTAATCTGCAGGCCAGGACtggaatacatatatataaatttatctcAAAAGTAACATATAGGGACAACCATATAAATCTATATTTAAGTAATCTCATCTCGCCTAGAAATATGATGAAAAGATTGTATTTTgctattaaaaaaatagtaaattaatcttAACATATTAGATTAATaggtaaattaattattttattaaaaattttatttatttttattgttaaaattttaattttataagttagaataagatacaaatgacacaTCAAATATCATTG includes these proteins:
- the LOC107896434 gene encoding flavonol sulfotransferase-like, which encodes MALNLSTTCESCKDENGSPPPPSFKEIISTHPTENGWKVFQHLCFYQGFWCFPLHLKGAMFAQHHFKAQATDVFLCSAPKTGNTWLKALSVAIVTRNDNSNNNLLLNKVPHECIMFLEKDLIKNPTAQSDEGRLPLVATHLPYTALPKSILHSGCKMVYICRDPKDAFVSLWHFARGIKINNNPDLPIDVAFELYSQGKSNFGPYWDHVLGYWKASQENPEKVHFMRYENLLTDTISEVKRLAECLGYPFSFEEEKQGSVEKLVNLCSLQNLSSLEINKNGKYGDAERGINNNVYFRKGKIGDWMNYLTPEMGEKLDNIMEEKLSGSGFTFREPN